From Denitrovibrio acetiphilus DSM 12809, the proteins below share one genomic window:
- a CDS encoding molybdopterin-dependent oxidoreductase has protein sequence MFKGISRRDLLKLMATATVYAGSGAAVASAAEEEELITHATHFGPLEAYVKGGKFYKLRPHPMVGKTTEMLDSLVEYVNTPNRIKNPCVRKSFLEGRNEPHRRGAEEFVDVSWETALDLVAAKLEDAKRFGGSESIFRSSFAGWATSGTINRPNILQGRFLGLFGGFTDTVGDYSAGAARQIIPHIMGGLEIYSRKTAYEVIRSNTKTIVLWGMDPLKNFRIDYGVYDHKKTDWYYDLKHAGINFVCIDPVYNDTARELGAEWTPIRPSTDTAMILGICGYLYKTGKYSKKFINKYTVGFDMFKDYITGKTDGIEKTPEWAERICGVSASKIVSLTELMLKDDTLISTLYGAQRHEYGEQFHWCLVVMACMLGHIGTPGGGIHLGAGWLASSGEKMPRRLSQGRNPARAVIPASRLGEMLLNPGRTIDFNGSKLTYPNINLIYCSGANALSHHQDTNQLLRGIRRIDTMITHEIYWNPWAKISDIVLLATTTFEKNDIGLSYEYNIRYIWAMKQVVKPLHNAKSDYWIYSQLAKKLGFEEEFTQGRSNMDWVRWSYESAKLDTPFEEFWEKGFLKFDKPEKDKEFVYLQDYIENPKNNPLFTPSGKIEIYSEKVASFGYKDCKGHPVWFEPKEWLGSTRAQKNKFHLLSIHSKHRLHSQLDNLPIKDLYKVNGREPVTLNPRDAEELGVKEGDNVEIFNLRGAIICGVVISENIMPKVARVDEGAWYAPENPGEIGTRCLNGNANVLTSSRPTSKLAQACAAHSCLVSIRKLDGEVKSNTAYDNPKIITSKL, from the coding sequence ATGTTTAAAGGAATCAGCAGAAGAGATTTACTGAAATTAATGGCTACTGCAACTGTATATGCCGGAAGCGGCGCTGCTGTTGCATCCGCCGCAGAGGAAGAAGAGCTCATCACACACGCAACGCACTTCGGACCTCTTGAAGCATATGTCAAAGGGGGCAAATTTTATAAGCTGCGTCCTCATCCTATGGTGGGAAAGACCACTGAGATGCTGGACAGCCTTGTGGAATATGTAAATACTCCAAACAGAATAAAAAACCCCTGCGTCCGGAAAAGCTTCCTAGAGGGGCGAAATGAACCTCATAGGCGCGGTGCAGAAGAGTTTGTTGACGTAAGCTGGGAAACAGCACTGGATCTGGTTGCTGCTAAACTTGAAGATGCAAAGCGTTTCGGCGGCAGTGAATCAATCTTCCGGTCATCTTTTGCCGGATGGGCGACATCCGGAACAATCAACAGACCAAACATCCTGCAAGGGCGCTTCCTTGGACTTTTCGGCGGCTTCACAGACACTGTAGGAGACTACTCAGCAGGTGCAGCCAGACAAATTATCCCTCATATTATGGGTGGTCTGGAAATCTACTCCAGAAAAACAGCGTATGAGGTTATCCGGTCTAACACTAAAACAATAGTTCTCTGGGGGATGGATCCGCTCAAAAACTTCAGGATAGACTACGGCGTATATGACCACAAAAAGACAGACTGGTATTATGACCTGAAACATGCAGGTATAAATTTCGTCTGCATTGACCCGGTATACAACGACACAGCCAGAGAACTCGGCGCAGAATGGACACCTATCAGACCGTCCACTGACACCGCAATGATTCTCGGCATATGCGGTTATCTTTACAAAACAGGCAAATACAGTAAAAAATTCATAAATAAATACACCGTCGGCTTTGATATGTTCAAAGACTACATCACGGGAAAAACAGACGGTATAGAAAAAACTCCCGAATGGGCAGAGAGGATATGCGGGGTCAGTGCGTCAAAAATAGTCTCACTGACTGAGCTGATGCTGAAGGATGACACACTAATAAGCACTCTTTACGGCGCACAGAGACACGAATACGGCGAGCAGTTCCACTGGTGTCTTGTTGTTATGGCATGTATGCTGGGACACATCGGCACACCCGGCGGCGGCATACACCTTGGTGCCGGCTGGCTGGCATCCTCCGGTGAAAAAATGCCGAGACGGCTTTCACAGGGGCGCAATCCGGCAAGAGCCGTAATTCCTGCATCAAGACTCGGGGAAATGCTTCTGAATCCGGGGCGTACAATAGATTTTAACGGCAGCAAGCTCACTTACCCAAATATAAATCTCATATACTGTTCAGGCGCAAACGCCCTGTCGCACCATCAGGATACGAATCAGCTTCTTCGCGGCATCAGACGCATCGACACCATGATCACCCACGAAATATACTGGAATCCGTGGGCGAAAATATCTGACATCGTTCTGCTGGCAACGACAACTTTTGAAAAGAATGACATAGGCCTCAGTTACGAATACAATATCAGATACATATGGGCGATGAAACAGGTAGTCAAACCTCTACATAATGCTAAAAGTGATTACTGGATATACTCTCAGCTTGCCAAAAAACTTGGCTTTGAAGAAGAATTCACTCAGGGGCGCTCAAACATGGACTGGGTCAGATGGAGCTACGAATCTGCAAAACTCGACACCCCTTTCGAAGAATTCTGGGAAAAGGGCTTTCTGAAATTCGACAAGCCCGAGAAAGACAAAGAGTTCGTATACTTGCAGGACTACATTGAAAATCCGAAAAATAATCCACTGTTCACCCCTTCAGGTAAAATAGAAATATACTCAGAAAAGGTGGCAAGCTTCGGGTACAAAGACTGTAAAGGGCACCCTGTATGGTTTGAACCTAAAGAATGGCTTGGCTCAACAAGAGCACAGAAAAATAAATTCCATCTGCTGTCTATACACTCAAAACACAGGCTGCACTCACAACTGGATAACCTGCCCATCAAAGACCTATATAAGGTTAACGGCAGAGAACCTGTTACCCTGAATCCACGTGATGCAGAAGAACTGGGTGTTAAAGAAGGCGACAACGTCGAAATATTTAACCTGCGGGGAGCGATCATCTGCGGAGTTGTTATCAGCGAAAATATTATGCCTAAAGTCGCAAGAGTTGACGAAGGCGCATGGTATGCACCGGAAAATCCCGGAGAAATAGGCACCAGATGCCTCAACGGAAATGCAAATGTGCTTACTTCATCGCGTCCGACTTCAAAACTTGCTCAGGCATGTGCAGCGCACAGCTGCCTTGTCTCTATCAGAAAACTTGACGGAGAGGTAAAAAGCAACACCGCTTATGACAATCCGAAAATTATTACTAGCAAACTGTGA
- a CDS encoding radical SAM protein, producing MIFDLTKDGLNKVHSEMLKEEALIHLNAYEKFMQQVQESGMMIDDNTEAPVFAYKDKLQHLPGVSVGNSGHSLYYGEISPACLHCRTGERSMTVFHTLKCNRSCYFCANMNQANYNYFVKNINNALEEIINADDGNGFNSIALTGGEPLLLPEMTLDFFKACRKRYPAAHLRLYTNGDFLPEDLAKSLAEAGLDEVRISIKADENGYPEGTLGCIETAARHIPATMVEMPVIPGTIEVMKELLLQLDKIGCTGINVLEFLYPWINNTNYSKKGFKVKKRPYRVLYSYEYAGGLPVSGSAEECVELVRFASEKELKLDVHFCSLENKLTSQIFHHNMGIPLMPYEYKSEKDHFIKSIRAYGSNATKALKYFKKHGIEDYHSEAHGLKIDFHPKYVSRIRGLSELALTYNIAEEKDGQTIIREIKIDLVDPEQFDYENDI from the coding sequence ATGATATTTGATTTAACTAAAGATGGTTTGAACAAAGTACACAGCGAAATGCTGAAAGAAGAAGCACTGATCCACCTGAATGCATATGAGAAATTTATGCAGCAGGTTCAGGAATCAGGCATGATGATCGACGACAATACAGAAGCACCTGTCTTCGCATACAAAGACAAGCTTCAGCACCTTCCGGGTGTATCAGTGGGCAACTCAGGTCACAGCCTTTATTACGGCGAAATATCCCCCGCTTGTCTGCACTGCAGGACAGGCGAACGCTCCATGACAGTTTTCCATACACTTAAATGCAACAGAAGCTGCTACTTCTGTGCTAATATGAATCAGGCAAACTATAACTATTTCGTAAAGAACATCAATAATGCTCTTGAAGAGATAATCAACGCTGACGACGGCAACGGATTCAACTCCATTGCTCTTACAGGCGGTGAACCGCTTCTGCTTCCGGAAATGACTCTGGACTTTTTTAAAGCATGCAGAAAGAGGTACCCCGCAGCACACCTCAGACTATACACAAACGGCGACTTTCTGCCGGAAGATTTAGCTAAATCCCTTGCTGAAGCGGGTCTTGATGAAGTGCGAATAAGCATTAAAGCCGACGAGAACGGTTATCCTGAAGGGACACTCGGCTGTATCGAAACAGCAGCCAGACATATCCCCGCAACTATGGTAGAAATGCCGGTCATCCCGGGCACTATTGAAGTAATGAAAGAGCTTTTATTGCAGCTTGACAAAATCGGCTGTACCGGGATAAATGTCCTTGAGTTCCTCTACCCATGGATCAATAATACGAACTACAGTAAAAAAGGTTTTAAAGTCAAAAAAAGACCTTACAGAGTATTGTATTCATACGAATATGCAGGCGGACTCCCCGTCAGCGGCAGCGCAGAAGAATGTGTTGAGCTGGTAAGATTTGCGTCCGAAAAAGAACTTAAGCTGGATGTTCATTTCTGCAGTCTGGAAAATAAGCTGACTTCTCAGATTTTTCATCATAATATGGGGATACCTCTCATGCCCTATGAGTATAAATCAGAGAAAGACCACTTTATAAAAAGTATACGGGCATACGGCAGTAATGCAACTAAAGCACTGAAATATTTTAAAAAACACGGCATAGAAGACTATCATTCCGAAGCTCACGGGCTTAAGATTGACTTCCACCCGAAATACGTAAGCAGAATCCGCGGGCTTTCAGAGCTCGCTCTTACATACAATATTGCAGAAGAAAAAGACGGTCAGACGATCATCAGAGAAATCAAAATAGACCTCGTCGACCCTGAACAATTTGACTATGAAAATGACATATGA
- a CDS encoding TorD/DmsD family molecular chaperone, translated as MEVSEIVSVLKGRSVAYNVFSKAFKDVPDEETDTLFKETAEYMFQMADSSNNENFKKGAEMLKEFLATDNYSEADMAPTRMDRSRDYTRLFIIGKFSVPIYESVYTSPQQLTKQDAWAEVKRLYIKNFYKLAEGDKTMEDHLALELQFMGLLSNKTTSFIEDNVFDEAETTLQTQMDFLEKHLLVWAPELCDKVTELNSALHTGFYPAYAYMLKGFLEEDAAIVKELLD; from the coding sequence ATGGAAGTAAGTGAAATAGTAAGCGTCCTTAAAGGGAGAAGTGTTGCATACAACGTTTTCTCTAAGGCTTTTAAAGATGTACCAGATGAAGAAACAGATACTCTTTTTAAAGAAACAGCAGAATACATGTTTCAGATGGCAGACTCCAGCAACAATGAGAATTTCAAAAAAGGTGCAGAAATGCTCAAAGAATTTCTCGCTACTGACAACTACTCTGAAGCAGATATGGCTCCCACAAGAATGGATAGAAGCCGTGACTATACAAGGCTATTTATCATAGGCAAATTCTCAGTACCTATTTATGAATCTGTCTACACCTCTCCGCAGCAGCTAACAAAGCAGGACGCATGGGCAGAAGTTAAACGTCTTTACATAAAAAACTTCTACAAGCTTGCAGAAGGCGATAAGACAATGGAAGACCACCTTGCGCTGGAACTTCAGTTCATGGGGCTTCTTTCAAACAAAACGACGTCCTTCATAGAAGATAACGTGTTTGACGAAGCAGAGACAACTCTTCAGACTCAAATGGATTTTCTTGAAAAGCACCTCCTCGTCTGGGCTCCGGAATTATGCGACAAAGTGACAGAGCTCAATTCTGCACTCCACACAGGCTTTTATCCGGCATATGCATATATGCTGAAAGGATTTCTGGAAGAAGATGCAGCAATTGTCAAAGAACTGCTTGACTAA
- a CDS encoding MFS transporter, whose product MKDKQLFSGLFFINFCITLGFGVLDSFFSLYVISTGVREVMLGIPFAFYAVTKIFFSVPLGALSDKIGRKRVLSFAIITYSFVSVSYLFYPGLEAAVILRVIQGGACAMFRPVMLSYIGDMTESGKRSTVTGTFDISFYGALGAGPVLGGFIRNYYGFNGVFVFLSLLCFISLLVTLFYIKDTGQYTGNQSGGMNGLPVSALSRNTKALLVFIFGRACGISAIAAFMPVYFEKNLHFSSLETGFVLSVSMVFMTVCLRPLGKLGDVVPRSFLVVLGGFAVAVTYLFLPFAVNFTDVVFICIFTGVFGALSQPSSTALLLDEGGKAGMGRTFGYFNLFMNAGFAFGALTGSVLSGIFGVNAVFCFAGVVGILSTAVFCLHQTDTATVNAGAATFKEGARNNDI is encoded by the coding sequence ATGAAAGACAAACAGCTTTTCTCCGGTCTATTTTTTATTAATTTCTGCATTACTCTCGGTTTTGGCGTACTCGACTCATTTTTCTCTCTGTACGTTATTAGTACCGGAGTACGGGAAGTTATGCTTGGGATTCCATTTGCCTTTTATGCTGTTACTAAAATATTCTTCAGTGTTCCATTAGGTGCTTTGTCAGATAAAATAGGCAGAAAGAGGGTTCTTTCCTTTGCAATAATCACATATTCGTTTGTTTCTGTTTCATATTTGTTTTATCCGGGGCTTGAGGCGGCGGTTATCCTGCGTGTTATCCAGGGGGGGGCATGTGCAATGTTTCGCCCGGTTATGCTGTCGTATATCGGAGATATGACAGAGAGTGGGAAACGTTCTACTGTTACAGGTACATTTGACATTTCATTTTATGGTGCACTTGGTGCAGGACCTGTGTTAGGTGGCTTTATACGCAATTATTACGGCTTTAACGGAGTTTTTGTATTTCTTTCTTTGCTATGTTTTATATCTCTTCTCGTTACTCTGTTTTACATAAAAGATACCGGGCAATATACTGGCAATCAGTCTGGAGGTATGAATGGACTGCCGGTCTCAGCTCTGAGCAGAAACACAAAAGCTCTGCTTGTTTTTATATTCGGGCGGGCATGCGGAATTTCTGCTATTGCTGCATTTATGCCGGTATATTTTGAGAAAAATCTTCATTTCAGCAGTTTAGAGACAGGTTTTGTACTGTCGGTGTCAATGGTCTTTATGACTGTTTGTCTGCGTCCTCTGGGAAAGCTTGGAGACGTTGTGCCCCGCAGTTTTCTGGTTGTTTTGGGAGGTTTTGCTGTTGCTGTGACATATCTTTTTCTGCCGTTTGCCGTAAATTTTACTGATGTTGTTTTTATCTGTATCTTCACAGGAGTATTTGGTGCTTTATCGCAGCCGTCAAGTACAGCTCTATTGCTGGATGAAGGAGGCAAGGCAGGGATGGGAAGGACTTTCGGATATTTTAATCTGTTTATGAATGCTGGGTTTGCCTTTGGAGCTCTGACTGGTTCTGTGCTGTCTGGTATATTCGGTGTTAACGCTGTTTTTTGTTTTGCAGGAGTGGTAGGAATATTGAGTACAGCAGTGTTTTGTCTGCACCAGACAGATACAGCAACTGTTAACGCCGGAGCTGCAACTTTTAAAGAAGGTGCCCGGAATAATGACATCTGA
- a CDS encoding OprD family outer membrane porin — MRVLILLIMSSMFLMSSSASGATNLKEAFSKGSLKGEIRTYYFTRDFDGDTQDREDMAVGTMLFYHTDPLYGVSAGLTFASGNDLASDDDKAVYGLLQRGDDGDHESFTRMQEYYIQGEWYNTTIKYGAQKIGTPFMNPHDIRLMPKTYKGLSIVNRSVENLTLSGYYITGFMGWSDDEYMPIMDSVGSGGDDNPLLSFGAQYKFPVEAVNLKAEAWQYHMDDVFNSTYLKGTIGKTFNDYALHITPSYLIQKSVGDDVGGDFDTDQYGFNAGVDAFGFSVTGYYAYTGDDDLFVPWGDGKVLIQQIMASGRAEENAYALKVNYDFGKLGLKGLSAYVFHAIYDTPESGSNASSDINETDFNIQYSFSGALDGVSVRVRYAMVDFDEGEDFNDFRVYVKYTFAIGSGK, encoded by the coding sequence ATGAGAGTTTTAATTCTTCTAATAATGTCTTCAATGTTTCTGATGAGCTCTTCTGCATCAGGAGCAACAAATCTTAAAGAGGCTTTTTCTAAAGGTTCACTAAAGGGTGAAATACGTACTTATTACTTTACCAGAGATTTTGACGGTGACACACAGGATCGTGAGGATATGGCTGTGGGCACCATGCTTTTTTATCATACTGACCCGCTTTATGGTGTAAGTGCTGGTTTGACGTTTGCATCGGGTAATGATTTAGCAAGCGACGACGATAAAGCTGTTTACGGTCTCCTTCAGAGAGGTGATGACGGTGATCACGAAAGTTTTACCCGTATGCAGGAATACTATATTCAGGGTGAATGGTACAATACAACTATTAAATACGGTGCTCAGAAGATCGGAACACCCTTTATGAACCCACACGATATCCGGCTCATGCCTAAAACTTATAAAGGTCTTTCCATAGTGAACAGGTCTGTTGAAAACCTGACTTTGTCTGGTTACTATATCACAGGTTTTATGGGATGGTCTGATGATGAGTATATGCCTATCATGGATTCCGTTGGTTCAGGCGGAGATGATAACCCTCTCTTAAGCTTTGGAGCACAGTATAAATTCCCTGTGGAAGCTGTCAATCTGAAAGCTGAAGCGTGGCAGTACCATATGGACGACGTATTTAATTCCACCTATCTGAAAGGAACAATCGGAAAAACATTTAACGATTACGCACTTCATATTACACCATCTTATCTTATACAGAAGTCTGTCGGTGACGATGTCGGCGGTGACTTTGATACTGATCAATACGGTTTTAATGCAGGTGTTGATGCCTTTGGTTTTTCTGTAACAGGCTATTATGCATATACTGGTGATGATGATCTCTTTGTCCCATGGGGGGATGGAAAAGTTCTGATTCAGCAGATTATGGCATCCGGACGTGCGGAAGAGAATGCGTACGCTCTTAAAGTTAATTATGACTTTGGTAAACTTGGGCTTAAGGGGCTCAGTGCCTATGTCTTTCATGCAATTTATGATACGCCTGAATCGGGCTCAAATGCTTCCAGTGACATAAATGAAACTGACTTTAACATCCAGTACAGTTTCTCCGGAGCCCTTGACGGAGTATCTGTCCGTGTCAGATATGCAATGGTGGATTTTGACGAAGGCGAAGATTTCAACGATTTCCGAGTGTATGTTAAATATACCTTTGCGATTGGTTCCGGTAAATAA
- a CDS encoding FAD-dependent oxidoreductase — MRSLSSNKFFVFIILAVFSAFPAFAEKVYNTDFAIVGGGTTGLAAGVQAKMLGADVIILEKQPITGGTGNFAEGIFAAESSLQLRQGIDVSKEFAFKTIMDYSHWRANGPLVSAFVNKSAETIEWLKQFGIQYEYIGVGGFGGPLTWHVIGDYEQDGKHYHHGKAVMMALTKRFQELGGTLLLETPGVDLIKKDGKIAGVIGQDKSGEKIRINAKAVLVATGGFANNREMVAKYSRYPDMIFIGHIGKTGDGIQMAWKAGADEEGVDVMQSYRPGLKGFHPASHLIAAAVQPYLFVDPNGHRYTDESNITEWPQSGNALERIGGTAYSIYDENTKQMVINEGIQMPLGEWVIHGTKLDNLEKDFNKELKKNNGNVYKCDTIEEVAKAIGADPAVLKATVEANNVAAEKHKDDLFHKDAKYLRKIEKAPFYVTKLHPRALGTLGGIRINEHTEVVDADGETIPGLYSGGLDAGGMYGDSYDLKLGGGTFGFAINSGRIAAESAVKYILK, encoded by the coding sequence ATGAGATCCTTATCATCGAACAAGTTTTTTGTTTTTATCATTCTTGCAGTTTTTTCTGCTTTTCCAGCATTTGCAGAGAAAGTTTACAACACAGATTTTGCTATCGTCGGCGGCGGGACAACAGGTCTTGCAGCAGGGGTACAGGCAAAAATGCTTGGGGCTGATGTTATCATCCTTGAGAAGCAGCCCATAACAGGAGGTACAGGGAACTTTGCAGAGGGTATTTTCGCTGCTGAAAGCAGCCTTCAGCTTAGGCAGGGTATAGATGTATCAAAAGAATTTGCATTCAAAACAATCATGGACTACAGCCACTGGCGTGCAAATGGCCCGCTGGTGAGTGCTTTTGTCAATAAATCAGCCGAAACAATTGAATGGCTTAAGCAGTTTGGCATTCAGTATGAGTATATTGGTGTGGGTGGTTTCGGCGGTCCTCTCACATGGCACGTTATCGGTGACTATGAGCAGGATGGGAAACACTATCACCACGGGAAAGCTGTAATGATGGCACTGACTAAACGCTTTCAGGAGCTGGGCGGGACACTGCTTCTTGAAACACCAGGTGTTGACCTCATCAAAAAAGATGGAAAGATTGCAGGTGTTATAGGTCAGGATAAGTCAGGTGAGAAGATACGCATTAATGCAAAAGCGGTTCTTGTTGCTACAGGTGGTTTTGCTAACAATAGAGAGATGGTCGCGAAATATTCCAGATATCCTGACATGATTTTCATCGGTCACATAGGCAAAACAGGTGATGGTATACAAATGGCATGGAAAGCAGGCGCCGATGAAGAAGGCGTTGATGTTATGCAGTCTTACCGTCCTGGTCTTAAGGGTTTTCACCCTGCGTCACATCTCATTGCTGCTGCTGTACAGCCGTATCTTTTTGTAGACCCCAACGGTCATAGATATACTGATGAGTCAAACATCACAGAGTGGCCTCAGTCTGGTAATGCTCTGGAGAGAATAGGCGGCACAGCTTACTCTATTTATGATGAAAATACAAAACAGATGGTCATCAACGAAGGAATACAGATGCCTCTCGGTGAATGGGTTATTCACGGTACAAAGCTTGACAATCTTGAAAAAGATTTTAACAAAGAGCTTAAAAAGAATAATGGCAATGTGTATAAATGCGACACAATTGAAGAGGTTGCAAAAGCTATTGGGGCTGATCCTGCTGTATTGAAAGCAACTGTTGAAGCAAACAATGTCGCTGCTGAGAAGCACAAAGATGATCTTTTCCATAAAGATGCAAAATATCTCAGAAAAATAGAAAAGGCACCGTTTTATGTGACAAAGCTGCATCCGAGAGCTTTGGGTACTCTTGGTGGTATTAGAATCAACGAGCATACAGAAGTTGTGGACGCAGATGGGGAAACAATACCGGGGCTTTACTCCGGCGGTCTCGATGCAGGCGGTATGTATGGGGACAGTTACGACCTCAAGCTTGGAGGCGGTACATTTGGTTTTGCTATCAACTCCGGACGCATAGCAGCAGAAAGCGCAGTTAAGTATATTTTAAAATAA
- a CDS encoding cytochrome c3 family protein, whose amino-acid sequence MQSIRNLISLFLFILIVLYAGAVIAGGELRGAHKDADVQCADCHGTDSPSESAKMPACLECHGSYQELAEATADVEEANPHDSHMGELDCGSCHGIHKESHLFCNEECHNFDMVVK is encoded by the coding sequence ATGCAGTCCATTAGAAATCTGATTTCTTTGTTTTTATTTATTCTGATAGTTCTTTATGCAGGAGCAGTAATTGCCGGTGGCGAGCTGAGGGGAGCCCATAAAGACGCTGATGTTCAGTGTGCAGACTGCCACGGGACAGATTCTCCGTCTGAGTCTGCAAAAATGCCTGCCTGCCTTGAGTGTCATGGTTCATATCAGGAGCTTGCTGAGGCTACAGCAGATGTTGAAGAGGCAAATCCTCACGATTCACACATGGGAGAACTTGATTGCGGTTCATGTCACGGTATCCATAAAGAGTCGCATCTTTTCTGTAATGAGGAGTGTCACAACTTTGACATGGTCGTTAAGTAA
- a CDS encoding FadR/GntR family transcriptional regulator: MNIFEPIKQVRASDAVHNQLKDAILTGKYKAGDKLPSERELIETFQVSRTVVREALKVLAATSFVEIKHGATGGAFVNDITFDRLSDAWNDLFVSGKLTIPDLIEARMLIEPMIARKAAENINDHYISKLHDALSKEDGTKKYPETVLNRSRVHYVIAEMSENNFLESICKTLVILIRNITNEFQPPTDEVHPLHMHDNLVDAICKGDGAKAAEEMKLHLEKFIKLMAAAEKKYRDEKSDYASSKNSFLSL; the protein is encoded by the coding sequence TTGAATATATTTGAACCTATAAAGCAGGTCAGAGCATCAGATGCAGTACATAACCAGCTAAAAGATGCTATTCTCACAGGCAAGTATAAAGCCGGTGATAAATTACCCTCGGAAAGAGAACTTATTGAGACATTTCAAGTCAGCAGAACTGTAGTAAGGGAAGCACTGAAAGTTCTTGCGGCAACTTCTTTTGTTGAAATCAAACATGGTGCTACCGGAGGTGCATTTGTTAATGATATAACATTTGACAGGCTCTCTGACGCATGGAATGACCTTTTCGTATCCGGCAAACTGACCATTCCCGACCTCATAGAAGCACGAATGCTTATTGAGCCCATGATTGCCAGAAAAGCTGCCGAAAATATAAACGACCACTATATAAGCAAACTACATGACGCACTAAGCAAAGAAGACGGTACCAAAAAATATCCTGAAACAGTCCTGAACAGGTCAAGAGTCCACTATGTGATCGCTGAAATGAGCGAAAATAATTTTCTTGAGTCTATCTGTAAGACACTTGTCATTCTTATCAGAAATATTACTAATGAATTCCAGCCGCCCACGGATGAAGTTCACCCTCTTCATATGCACGACAATCTTGTTGATGCCATATGTAAAGGAGACGGAGCCAAAGCAGCAGAAGAAATGAAGCTTCACCTTGAAAAGTTTATTAAGCTAATGGCAGCAGCAGAGAAAAAATACAGAGATGAAAAAAGTGACTACGCTTCATCTAAGAATTCATTTCTCTCTCTATGA